A region of Streptomyces paludis DNA encodes the following proteins:
- a CDS encoding exo-rhamnogalacturonan lyase family protein yields MSPIPRRSLLKAAAVAGAATQVGWVLGQEDAHAADGRATAGPGDPVRVSWLEDGGLGAAAGSTFGVPWRQGAHPAGTAFALATEDGTAVPVQTWPTAYWPDGSLKWTAHAVGPTAAGADRFTLAPGTPATAAKKVTVSRSQRKITVDTGVIKAVIGKDGTRLVESVSRGATKIATDGRLVLLRQGELDDGEHATAKWERFDGEISGATVEQDGPVRAVVRIDGKHRKGSRRWLPFSVRLYFYAGAESFRMVHTITYDGEQTPGRTKGDFIRGLGVRFTVPMRDAAYDRHIRIAGEDKGFLTEAVQGITGLRRDPGANVRTAQVKGEKLPDPATWDQRVTTRLKYIPTWGDYTLAQLSSDGFTLRKRTKAGHGWIPAGGGGRANGFGYVGGVSGGLSFGLRDFWHKHPAQLDIRGAAGDEAEVTLWLWSPEAQPMDLRFYHDGLGQETFPEQIEGLNITYEDYEPGFGTPYGIARTSELMFWANGATPTADALVAQSAAVHTPPQLAASAEALTSAGVFGGLFAPVDRSVPAKAKIEDQLDYLFTYYKDQLEQRRWYGFWDYGDIMHTYDEDRRQWRYDVGGYAWDNSELSPDLWLWFAYLRSGRADIFRFAEAMTRHTGEVDVYHLGKWAGLGTRHGVQHYADSAKQQRISTAVYRRPYYYLTADERVGDLMHSLVDSDETFLVLDPIRKIRTEPYEPDRNALSIGFGTDWSGLAAAWLTEWERRGPKAAKAEARLRSTMATIAAQPNGFVQGSALYDLDTGKFAVESRPVVGVSHLSSMFGLVEMCAELIPLIDLPAFKAAWLDYCRYFNASRTEQAARYGSHFGTLLLFQGHSRQDAYAAAQLGDTALAARAWEKFYSSDGYTRAMVWNKTPLTGPTVLEPGYDNLEISTNTTALFGLAAIQNLALVGNSIPR; encoded by the coding sequence ATGTCTCCGATCCCTCGCAGGTCCCTGCTCAAGGCCGCCGCCGTCGCGGGCGCCGCCACCCAGGTCGGCTGGGTCCTCGGCCAGGAGGACGCCCACGCGGCGGACGGCCGCGCCACCGCCGGCCCCGGTGACCCGGTCCGGGTGTCCTGGCTGGAGGACGGCGGCCTCGGCGCCGCCGCCGGCTCCACCTTCGGTGTGCCGTGGCGCCAGGGCGCGCACCCCGCCGGGACGGCCTTCGCGCTCGCCACCGAGGACGGCACCGCCGTCCCCGTCCAGACCTGGCCCACCGCCTACTGGCCGGACGGCTCCCTCAAGTGGACGGCCCACGCGGTCGGCCCCACCGCCGCCGGCGCCGACCGCTTCACCCTCGCGCCCGGCACCCCCGCCACCGCCGCGAAGAAGGTCACCGTCAGCCGGAGCCAGCGGAAGATCACCGTCGACACCGGTGTCATCAAGGCCGTCATCGGCAAGGACGGCACCCGGCTCGTCGAATCCGTCAGCCGCGGAGCCACCAAAATCGCCACCGACGGACGCCTCGTCCTGCTGCGCCAGGGCGAACTCGACGACGGCGAACACGCCACCGCCAAGTGGGAGCGGTTCGACGGGGAGATCAGCGGCGCCACCGTCGAACAGGACGGCCCGGTCCGCGCGGTGGTCCGGATCGACGGCAAACACCGCAAGGGCAGCCGCCGTTGGCTCCCGTTCAGCGTCCGCCTCTACTTCTACGCGGGCGCCGAGTCGTTCCGTATGGTCCACACCATCACCTACGACGGCGAGCAGACCCCCGGCCGCACCAAGGGCGACTTCATCCGCGGCCTCGGCGTCCGCTTCACCGTCCCGATGCGCGACGCGGCGTACGACCGGCACATCCGCATCGCCGGCGAGGACAAGGGCTTTCTCACCGAAGCCGTCCAGGGCATCACCGGACTGCGCCGCGACCCCGGCGCGAACGTGCGCACCGCCCAGGTCAAGGGCGAGAAGCTGCCCGACCCCGCCACCTGGGACCAGCGCGTCACCACCCGGCTGAAGTACATCCCCACCTGGGGCGACTACACCCTCGCCCAGCTCTCCTCCGACGGCTTCACCCTGCGCAAGCGCACCAAGGCGGGCCACGGCTGGATCCCGGCGGGCGGCGGCGGCCGGGCCAACGGCTTCGGTTACGTCGGCGGGGTGAGCGGCGGACTCTCCTTCGGGCTCCGCGACTTCTGGCACAAGCACCCCGCCCAGCTCGACATCCGGGGCGCGGCCGGCGACGAGGCCGAGGTCACCCTCTGGCTCTGGTCGCCCGAGGCCCAGCCCATGGACCTGCGCTTCTACCACGACGGCCTGGGCCAGGAGACCTTCCCGGAGCAGATCGAGGGCCTCAACATCACCTACGAGGACTACGAACCCGGCTTCGGCACCCCGTACGGCATCGCCCGCACCAGCGAGCTGATGTTCTGGGCCAACGGCGCCACCCCCACCGCCGACGCGCTCGTCGCCCAGTCCGCGGCCGTCCACACCCCGCCCCAGCTCGCCGCCTCCGCCGAAGCCCTCACCTCCGCCGGTGTGTTCGGCGGACTCTTCGCCCCCGTCGACCGCTCCGTCCCCGCCAAGGCCAAGATCGAGGACCAGCTCGACTATCTCTTCACGTACTACAAGGACCAGCTCGAGCAGCGCCGCTGGTACGGCTTCTGGGACTACGGCGACATCATGCACACCTACGACGAGGACCGGCGCCAGTGGCGGTACGACGTCGGCGGCTACGCCTGGGACAACTCCGAGCTGTCGCCCGACCTCTGGCTCTGGTTCGCCTATCTGCGCTCCGGCCGCGCCGACATCTTCCGCTTCGCCGAGGCCATGACCCGGCACACCGGCGAGGTCGATGTCTACCACCTCGGCAAGTGGGCGGGGCTCGGCACCCGGCACGGCGTCCAGCACTACGCGGACAGCGCCAAGCAGCAGCGCATCTCCACCGCCGTCTACCGCCGCCCGTACTACTACCTCACGGCGGACGAGCGCGTCGGCGATCTGATGCACTCGCTCGTGGACTCCGACGAGACCTTCCTCGTCCTCGACCCCATCCGCAAGATCCGCACCGAACCGTACGAACCCGACCGCAACGCCCTGTCGATCGGCTTCGGCACCGACTGGAGCGGGCTCGCCGCCGCCTGGCTCACCGAGTGGGAGCGCCGGGGGCCCAAGGCCGCCAAGGCCGAGGCCCGGCTCCGCTCCACGATGGCGACCATCGCCGCCCAGCCCAACGGCTTTGTCCAGGGCTCGGCCCTCTACGACCTCGACACCGGGAAGTTCGCGGTCGAGAGCAGGCCCGTGGTGGGCGTCTCCCATCTCTCCTCGATGTTCGGCCTGGTCGAGATGTGCGCGGAGCTGATCCCGCTCATCGACCTGCCCGCCTTCAAGGCGGCCTGGCTCGACTACTGCCGCTACTTCAACGCGAGCCGGACCGAACAGGCCGCGCGCTACGGCTCCCACTTCGGCACCCTGCTGCTCTTCCAGGGCCACTCCCGCCAGGACGCCTACGCGGCGGCCCAGCTGGGCGACACGGCGCTGGCCGCCCGTGCCTGGGAGAAGTTCTACTCCAGCGACGGGTACACCAGGGCCATGGTCTGGAACAAGACCCCGCTCACGGGCCCCACCGTGCTCGAACCCGGCTACGACAACCTGGAGATCAGCACGAACACCACGGCGCTCTTCGGACTCGCCGCCATCCAGAACCTCGCCCTCGTGGGCAACAGCATCCCCCGGTGA
- a CDS encoding carbohydrate ABC transporter permease, translating into MSSTPTTPEAVGAPALRRAADALRRRGAGSLAWHLGSLAVLAVVLYPVFWVIGGSFKANDEIVGSLELFPTTPITENFTRLANGIADIPISTFFVNSTVLALGSVAGVLISCSLAAYAFARIRFAGRNLLFALMIGTLLLPYHVLLIPQYVLFQKLDLINTYAPLLLGKYLATDAFFVFLMMQFMRNLPKELDEAARLDGCGHARIYWSIVLPLCRPALITSAIFTFINAWNDFMGPLIYLNDPEKYTVSLGLKMFVDQDGVANYGGMIAMSLIALLPVLLFFLAFQRYLIDGMATSGLKG; encoded by the coding sequence GTGAGCAGTACCCCGACCACCCCCGAGGCGGTGGGCGCACCCGCGCTCCGGCGGGCCGCGGACGCGCTGCGCCGGCGCGGCGCCGGTTCGCTCGCCTGGCACCTCGGCTCCCTCGCGGTCCTGGCCGTGGTGCTCTACCCGGTGTTCTGGGTGATCGGCGGCTCGTTCAAGGCCAACGACGAGATCGTGGGCAGTCTGGAGCTGTTCCCCACCACCCCGATCACCGAGAACTTCACCCGGCTGGCCAACGGGATCGCGGACATCCCGATCTCCACGTTCTTCGTCAACTCCACCGTGCTGGCGCTCGGTTCGGTCGCGGGTGTGCTGATCTCCTGCTCGCTGGCGGCCTACGCCTTCGCCCGGATCAGGTTCGCGGGGCGCAATCTGCTCTTCGCGCTGATGATCGGCACCCTGCTGCTGCCGTACCACGTGCTGCTGATCCCGCAATACGTGCTGTTCCAGAAGCTCGACCTGATCAACACCTACGCGCCGCTGCTGCTGGGCAAGTACCTCGCCACGGACGCCTTCTTCGTCTTCCTCATGATGCAGTTCATGCGGAACCTGCCGAAGGAGCTGGACGAGGCCGCGCGGCTGGACGGCTGCGGGCACGCCCGGATCTACTGGTCGATCGTGCTGCCGCTGTGCCGGCCCGCGCTGATCACCAGTGCCATCTTCACCTTCATCAACGCGTGGAACGACTTCATGGGTCCGCTGATCTACCTCAACGACCCGGAGAAGTACACCGTCTCGCTGGGGCTGAAGATGTTTGTGGACCAGGACGGCGTCGCCAACTACGGCGGGATGATCGCGATGTCGCTCATCGCCCTGCTGCCGGTCCTGCTCTTCTTCCTCGCCTTCCAGCGGTATCTGATCGACGGCATGGCCACCTCCGGACTGAAAGGCTGA
- a CDS encoding carbohydrate ABC transporter permease yields MGSTVATRRPAAAEHLPEGSPPGSGPGGPAAPRRGHRDNLAGYLFMSPWITGFLLLTAGPMAASLYFAFTDYNLFDAPRWVGLGNFTEMFADARWRHSVSVTLWYVIIGTPLKLAAALGVALLLSQQRRGQAFYRAAFYAPSLIGASVSIAIVWKAIFSDDAIVDRVQRGLFGMDVGGWIGDPDWIIYSLVALTVWQFGAPMVIFLAGLKQVPRSLYEAAEVDGAGPLRRFWNITLPMISPVLFFNVLLETIHSFQIFGSAYILGGAGGTCGPADATLVYTCYLYVQGFENSRMGLASAMAWMLLLAVGLVTAVLFWSQKRWVHYEEASR; encoded by the coding sequence ATGGGATCCACCGTGGCGACAAGACGGCCCGCTGCGGCGGAGCACCTCCCCGAAGGCTCCCCGCCGGGCTCCGGCCCCGGTGGCCCCGCCGCACCGCGGCGCGGCCACCGGGACAACCTGGCCGGCTATCTCTTCATGTCCCCCTGGATCACGGGATTCCTGCTGCTCACCGCGGGCCCGATGGCCGCCTCGCTCTACTTCGCCTTCACCGACTACAACCTCTTCGACGCGCCGCGGTGGGTCGGCCTCGGCAACTTCACCGAGATGTTCGCCGACGCCCGCTGGCGCCACTCGGTCTCGGTGACGCTCTGGTACGTGATCATCGGCACCCCGCTCAAGCTGGCCGCCGCGCTCGGGGTGGCGCTGCTGCTCAGCCAGCAGCGCCGCGGCCAGGCGTTCTACCGCGCCGCGTTCTACGCGCCCTCGCTGATCGGCGCGAGTGTCTCCATCGCCATCGTCTGGAAGGCGATCTTCTCGGACGACGCCATCGTGGACCGCGTCCAGCGCGGGCTGTTCGGCATGGACGTCGGCGGCTGGATCGGCGACCCCGACTGGATCATCTACAGCCTGGTGGCGCTCACGGTCTGGCAGTTCGGCGCGCCCATGGTGATCTTCCTGGCCGGGCTCAAGCAGGTGCCGCGCTCGCTCTACGAGGCGGCCGAGGTCGACGGCGCCGGACCGCTGCGCCGGTTCTGGAACATCACCCTCCCGATGATCTCCCCGGTGCTGTTCTTCAACGTCCTGCTGGAGACCATCCACTCCTTCCAGATCTTCGGCTCGGCCTACATCCTGGGCGGCGCGGGCGGCACCTGCGGCCCGGCCGACGCCACCCTCGTCTACACCTGTTACCTCTACGTCCAGGGCTTCGAGAACAGCCGGATGGGGCTCGCCTCGGCCATGGCGTGGATGCTGCTGCTCGCGGTCGGACTGGTGACCGCGGTGCTGTTCTGGTCCCAGAAACGCTGGGTGCACTACGAGGAGGCGTCCCGGTGA
- a CDS encoding ABC transporter substrate-binding protein: MPTSGSVDRRGLLKIAGGSLAALGLTAAGCGSGSGSGDGTVTIRYAWWGSDDRAKRINETIALFEKKYPKIKVKTDFQPYLDFWKKFNTQASGGNPPDVFQNAIGFLRKYDAKNVLLDLNAQVKAGHLSMDGFRAGLETFGEVDGKLLGVPVGSNSMALVIDEKVFRKAGVSPKPGWTWDDFDAALAKIRDTTGRAGDSGGYGVMYLYDLYLRQHGKAFFTTDALGFTEADLKEWWTKGYAGVKSGLYSDPKKVAQVRPKSALAAEIAGCEFTWDNFTVRYTSEGKSEYGLAPIPTTDGKKTGQYLGSLMLSGSKRTKHPKEVAQFIDFMVHDPEVAKIMGYDRGVPATVAQNEAFQPTDQVGKDIAAYEKQLVDTGVLEPITPHPAGADVAESAFLRLAEELALGTRSVDDAVKQFFTESKTAIGF; this comes from the coding sequence GTGCCTACATCCGGGAGTGTTGACCGGCGCGGCCTGCTCAAGATCGCGGGCGGCTCACTGGCCGCTCTCGGCCTGACGGCGGCCGGTTGCGGATCGGGCAGCGGATCGGGCGACGGGACGGTGACCATCCGCTACGCGTGGTGGGGCTCCGACGACCGGGCCAAGCGTATCAACGAGACGATCGCGCTCTTCGAGAAGAAGTACCCGAAGATCAAGGTCAAGACGGACTTCCAGCCCTACCTCGACTTCTGGAAGAAGTTCAACACCCAGGCATCCGGCGGCAATCCGCCCGACGTCTTCCAGAACGCCATCGGCTTCCTGCGCAAGTACGACGCGAAGAACGTCCTGCTCGACCTCAACGCCCAGGTCAAGGCGGGCCATCTGAGCATGGACGGCTTCCGGGCCGGACTGGAGACCTTCGGCGAGGTCGACGGCAAGCTCCTCGGTGTCCCGGTCGGCAGCAACTCGATGGCCCTGGTCATCGACGAGAAGGTGTTCCGGAAGGCCGGCGTCAGCCCGAAGCCCGGCTGGACCTGGGACGACTTCGACGCGGCGCTGGCGAAGATCCGCGACACCACGGGCCGGGCCGGTGACAGCGGGGGCTACGGGGTCATGTACCTCTACGACCTCTATCTGCGCCAGCACGGCAAGGCGTTCTTCACCACGGACGCCCTCGGCTTCACCGAGGCCGACCTCAAGGAGTGGTGGACCAAGGGGTACGCCGGCGTCAAGTCGGGCCTCTACTCCGACCCCAAGAAGGTCGCGCAGGTCAGGCCCAAGTCCGCGCTGGCCGCCGAGATCGCCGGCTGCGAGTTCACCTGGGACAACTTCACCGTGCGCTACACCTCCGAGGGCAAGAGCGAGTACGGCCTCGCGCCCATCCCGACCACCGACGGCAAGAAGACCGGCCAGTACCTCGGATCGCTGATGCTGAGCGGCTCCAAGCGCACCAAGCACCCCAAGGAAGTCGCCCAGTTCATCGACTTCATGGTGCACGACCCCGAGGTCGCCAAGATCATGGGCTACGACCGCGGGGTGCCCGCCACCGTCGCGCAGAACGAGGCGTTCCAGCCCACCGACCAGGTCGGCAAGGACATCGCCGCCTACGAGAAGCAGCTCGTCGACACCGGTGTGCTGGAGCCCATCACCCCGCATCCGGCCGGCGCCGATGTCGCCGAGTCCGCCTTCCTGCGCCTCGCCGAGGAACTGGCCCTGGGCACACGGTCCGTGGACGACGCGGTGAAGCAGTTCTTCACCGAGTCGAAGACGGCCATCGGCTTCTGA
- a CDS encoding GntR family transcriptional regulator, giving the protein MAFAPSPIPSRTQYVLEAIKHSILTGGLTPGQPLVEAELAAGFGVSKTPVREALKTLAGTGLVVMSQFKGVTVRTVDAAMAHEVYDVRMLLEPEALRRSLARHASLEAAREALVRADEAADRAERSLANREFHRALYLPCGNPLLARMLDEVRDQAALVSTVAWAAVPSWEREAAEHREILRLALAGDADGAARALHDHIASFVQRAFPEETTHDQH; this is encoded by the coding sequence ATGGCCTTCGCCCCGAGTCCGATCCCCTCCCGCACCCAGTACGTCCTCGAAGCGATCAAACACTCCATCCTCACCGGGGGACTCACCCCGGGGCAGCCACTGGTGGAGGCCGAACTCGCCGCGGGTTTCGGTGTGTCGAAGACACCGGTGCGCGAGGCGCTCAAAACACTGGCCGGCACCGGTCTGGTCGTCATGAGCCAGTTCAAGGGCGTCACCGTGCGCACGGTCGACGCGGCCATGGCCCATGAGGTCTACGACGTACGGATGCTGCTCGAACCGGAGGCACTGCGGCGCTCGCTCGCCCGCCACGCCTCGCTGGAGGCCGCGCGGGAGGCGCTGGTCAGAGCGGACGAGGCGGCCGACCGGGCCGAACGGTCCCTGGCCAACCGGGAGTTCCACCGGGCGCTGTATCTGCCCTGCGGCAATCCGCTGCTGGCCCGGATGCTGGACGAGGTACGCGACCAGGCGGCCCTGGTGTCCACCGTCGCCTGGGCCGCCGTGCCCTCCTGGGAGCGGGAGGCCGCCGAGCACCGCGAGATCCTGCGGCTCGCCCTCGCAGGTGACGCCGACGGCGCCGCCCGTGCTCTGCACGATCACATCGCCTCCTTCGTACAACGGGCGTTCCCCGAGGAGACCACGCATGACCAGCACTGA